One genomic segment of Bradyrhizobium diazoefficiens includes these proteins:
- a CDS encoding Ku protein — MGEQFPEFRVHGPRANWKGFLRLSLVTCPVALYPATSESEKISFDQLNRQTGHRIKYLKVDADTGDEVQNEDIVKGYQLEKDQFIEVTKEELEEIALESTRTIEIDEFVDRTDIDPRYLIRPYYLRPDGKVGHDAFAVIRETIREMDKIAIGRVVLTNREHIIALEPMDKGLVGTLLRYPYEVRSEAEYFDEIQDVKVTKDMLELAKHIVNQKAGRFDPEKFEDHYEAALVELINQKRAGKVIHPKERPKGENVVDLLEALRQSVGREAAPAKAAKPAKKPRKPAAGQKEMLMPIAGKKPVKEAAAKKPAAGARRKSA; from the coding sequence ATCGGAGAACAATTCCCGGAGTTCCGCGTTCATGGCCCCCGAGCCAACTGGAAAGGCTTCCTGCGTCTATCCCTGGTGACCTGTCCGGTAGCACTTTACCCTGCTACATCGGAGAGCGAAAAGATTTCATTCGACCAGCTCAATCGCCAGACCGGCCACAGGATCAAGTATCTCAAAGTCGATGCGGACACCGGCGACGAGGTGCAAAACGAGGACATCGTCAAGGGCTATCAGCTCGAGAAGGACCAGTTCATCGAGGTCACCAAGGAGGAGCTCGAGGAGATCGCGCTGGAGTCCACGCGCACTATCGAGATCGACGAGTTCGTGGATCGCACCGACATCGACCCACGCTACCTCATCCGCCCCTACTACCTGCGTCCGGACGGCAAGGTCGGTCACGATGCCTTCGCGGTGATCCGCGAGACCATCCGCGAGATGGACAAGATCGCGATCGGGAGGGTCGTGCTGACCAACCGCGAGCACATCATCGCGCTCGAGCCGATGGACAAGGGCTTGGTCGGGACGCTGCTGCGGTATCCGTACGAGGTGCGTAGCGAGGCCGAGTATTTCGACGAAATCCAGGACGTGAAGGTCACCAAGGACATGCTGGAGCTCGCCAAGCACATCGTGAACCAGAAGGCCGGCCGGTTCGATCCGGAGAAGTTCGAGGACCATTACGAAGCCGCGCTGGTGGAACTCATCAACCAGAAGCGCGCTGGCAAGGTCATCCATCCCAAGGAGCGGCCGAAAGGCGAGAACGTCGTCGACCTGTTGGAGGCGCTGCGCCAGAGCGTCGGCCGGGAAGCCGCGCCGGCAAAGGCCGCCAAGCCGGCCAAGAAGCCGCGCAAGCCGGCAGCCGGCCAAAAGGAGATGCTGATGCCGATCGCCGGCAAGAAGCCGGTGAAGGAAGCGGCGGCGAAGAAGCCGGCCGCGGGGGCGCGGCGGAAGTCGGCCTAG
- a CDS encoding recombinase family protein, whose translation MGNELVVRKSSLPAAQKVCRAAQYVRMSTERQQYSIQNQAAVIAAYAHAHNLTLVRTYRDEGESGLLIKNRAGLIQLLEDVQAGEADFAHVLVYDVSRWGRFQDVDESAHYEFLCKRAGIRVAYCAEQFDNDGSMLASIVKNIKRVMAAEYSRELSAKVYAGQCRFARLGYKPCGKVGYGLVRELVDEKEQSKGALKKGERKYLATDHIRVRPGPPKEVAAVRWIFSRFLEVKCETVVAWELNKRKVPTRTGKPWTRVMVGAILRDESYIGNLVFNRRSWKLRQIRSYNPPEQWIRAENCLEPIIERAVFTRVSKFIQERRVDLTEDEMLVRLRRTLHKEGRLSISIIDRTPGLPCVATCQTHFGSMRNLYRLLGYTPKRNYEFLELRPLWSGQKVELAAGIGAAVRKAGCRTSTGGWTDSLRVNGTTCVSVRAARWTPGKEETHSPHWTIQCDAHVPAGWIAAIRLSEHNEAVLDYVLLPTDGRVKRTIRFSEAARERRSIVSFKTPDALVRAITRRLTKKNRASRAMPAPMSKLPKVAQPKAKNGPARH comes from the coding sequence ATGGGCAACGAACTCGTCGTTCGAAAGTCCAGCCTTCCAGCGGCTCAAAAAGTGTGTAGAGCCGCCCAGTACGTTCGTATGTCTACCGAACGGCAGCAGTATTCGATCCAGAACCAAGCTGCGGTGATCGCCGCTTATGCGCACGCGCACAATCTGACGCTTGTTCGAACCTACAGAGACGAGGGCGAGAGTGGTCTCCTGATCAAGAATCGAGCCGGTCTCATTCAACTTCTAGAAGACGTACAAGCGGGAGAGGCCGATTTTGCTCATGTCCTGGTTTATGACGTGAGCCGCTGGGGCCGCTTTCAGGATGTGGACGAAAGTGCGCACTACGAGTTTCTCTGCAAACGAGCCGGCATCAGAGTGGCCTACTGTGCTGAGCAATTCGACAACGACGGGAGCATGCTCGCCAGCATCGTCAAGAACATCAAACGAGTCATGGCGGCCGAGTACAGCCGGGAGCTTTCGGCCAAGGTCTATGCCGGTCAATGTCGGTTCGCTCGGCTCGGCTACAAACCTTGCGGCAAGGTTGGCTATGGTCTGGTTCGGGAGCTTGTTGACGAGAAAGAGCAATCGAAGGGCGCGCTGAAGAAAGGAGAGCGCAAGTATCTTGCAACTGATCACATCCGAGTGCGCCCCGGTCCCCCGAAGGAGGTGGCTGCTGTCAGATGGATATTTAGTCGGTTCTTGGAAGTGAAGTGTGAGACGGTAGTAGCTTGGGAGCTGAACAAGCGGAAGGTGCCAACTCGCACGGGGAAGCCGTGGACACGCGTGATGGTCGGCGCGATCCTCAGAGACGAGAGTTACATCGGCAATCTCGTTTTCAACCGCCGCTCATGGAAGCTGCGTCAAATCCGCTCGTACAATCCTCCTGAACAGTGGATCAGGGCTGAAAACTGCCTTGAGCCGATAATCGAGCGCGCTGTCTTCACAAGAGTTTCTAAGTTCATCCAAGAGCGGCGCGTCGATCTGACCGAGGATGAGATGCTTGTGCGGTTACGCCGAACCCTGCACAAGGAGGGGCGGTTAAGCATCAGCATTATCGACCGTACGCCGGGCCTACCCTGTGTGGCGACTTGTCAGACCCATTTCGGCAGCATGCGGAATCTCTATCGCTTGCTCGGCTACACGCCCAAGCGGAACTATGAATTTCTGGAATTGCGGCCTCTCTGGTCGGGGCAAAAAGTAGAACTCGCGGCTGGGATTGGCGCGGCCGTGCGAAAGGCGGGCTGTCGTACGAGTACGGGAGGCTGGACAGATTCGTTGCGTGTGAATGGTACCACTTGTGTTTCGGTTAGGGCGGCTCGCTGGACTCCGGGAAAGGAGGAAACTCATTCGCCGCATTGGACCATTCAATGCGACGCGCACGTGCCTGCTGGGTGGATTGCTGCCATCAGGCTATCTGAGCATAATGAGGCTGTACTGGACTATGTGTTGTTGCCGACAGATGGCAGAGTGAAGCGAACCATCAGATTCTCGGAGGCGGCCCGCGAACGTCGCTCAATTGTCTCATTCAAAACACCCGACGCTCTCGTGCGCGCAATCACCCGGAGGCTAACCAAGAAAAACCGTGCTTCCCGAGCCATGCCAGCCCCGATGAGCAAGCTACCGAAAGTAGCCCAGCCCAAAGCCAAGAACGGCCCCGCGCGGCACTGA